From the Microtus pennsylvanicus isolate mMicPen1 chromosome Y, mMicPen1.hap1, whole genome shotgun sequence genome, the window atcaatcaaTGTTTGTAAGCTGCTCCTATGGTCTAATAATTGACAAGATCACACatattctgtattttctgatgattaaaacagaaaattgaagaatatatataaGGGGAAGCTTAAAACTATACCATCTAACTTCATTACAATTTGTTCCTCGTTATGTTCGAAGGTAACAATTTTGTGACCAGTTGTTTTACTGAATGTTACTTTCCCGTTGGAATCAAAACACACCAAAGTTATTTTGAACACTACGTTTCGTACATGTTTTAAACAACATCCATCATACCCCTGACGACTTTGCCGAAAAATGATGTGACGGTTGGTAAAGGTGACTGTTATAGGGAAACTAAACCTAAAATCTGACCACCTCCAGGAGTATTTACCATCTCTCCTAATCATTGTACCACATCTCATACCGCAGTCTTTGAGTTCTTCACTGATGATTCGTGGCCCTATGTCCGTGTGTTCTTGTTCTTGAAGCAAAGCCAGCAATTGCTGTTTATAAATGGGTGTCAACCATTCTAAAGGTATTAGACGATCTCGTTCAAGAGTAGTTGTGTCACCCACATCACAGATGATATGTTGGAACCTCAGTTTTTTAAAGACCCCTTGATATATTAGTCCTTCTTCACTTTCAAGAAAACTGATGCTATCAATGTGTTCCATGTGCTTGGAAAGCCACCTGTTGGCACTAATTAAGATGTTCTTCACTGGACCTTTCCAGGAGGGATTAAGACAAAGAAATATCCACTCTTTCAGGGCGGTGTAGATGTCCATTTCCTTTTGCAAAACTAGTAAATCAGCTGAACAAATAAGAAGATACATGAGCTTTGTATCAATATCCCTGTAAAGTTCAACAGTTGGATGAGTCATCACGTTGCAGAGAAGCCAGTCAAAGCAGCGTGTCTTTACAGATTTCAGTCCAtatgtttctgctgctgtgtagTATGAGCACACGGTTTCCCTAGTGATGCTGCTGTTCATGATCTCTTTACATTGTCGGATGACATGCTCCACCTGAAG encodes:
- the LOC142841995 gene encoding germ cell-less protein-like 2, yielding MGLLNSRSSFRSSDSGLAESAQPEDNAGPGPSSISGSRKRKWGIWDCVAPTPNIHGSRNQAVNLQQLFGIVYRKKPKLSSKYAYENLFLDGKDTDIRIRALEEEWPLHKSFLCQSAFFAKMLKDTWKESNSGVVDLQIKNKDIDVGSLHFVFGSFYRDEDLPITPHRAPHILAAACLLQVEHVIRQCKEIMNSSITRETVCSYYTAAETYGLKSVKTRCFDWLLCNVMTHPTVELYRDIDTKLMYLLICSADLLVLQKEMDIYTALKEWIFLCLNPSWKGPVKNILISANRWLSKHMEHIDSISFLESEEGLIYQGVFKKLRFQHIICDVGDTTTLERDRLIPLEWLTPIYKQQLLALLQEQEHTDIGPRIISEELKDCGMRCGTMIRRDGKYSWRWSDFRFSFPITVTFTNRHIIFRQSRQGYDGCCLKHVRNVVFKITLVCFDSNGKVTFSKTTGHKIVTFEHNEEQIVMKLDGIVLSFPLYIFFNFLF